From Megalobrama amblycephala isolate DHTTF-2021 linkage group LG24, ASM1881202v1, whole genome shotgun sequence, the proteins below share one genomic window:
- the ftr92 gene encoding tripartite motif-containing protein 16, whose amino-acid sequence MTTELDRIQGHSEGLEQEISKLRRKRSELEQLSHTDDHIHFLQEVQSRWPTSQCTDFPSLTTNPQFSFGEVIKSLSSLTAQIEDIWRLEMTKIFSAVTAEKILLPLEPQTREDFLQFLVSLSLDPNTAHRNLRLMEQNRAVDCSIEPQSYPEHQDRFEWWAQVLSKEGLTGRCYWEVVWTGQYGADIAVSYKDISRTGQDDDSGFGYNRRSWSLDCSIFRYALVHNNEEVEINVPLSHRIGVYLDHRAGLLSFYSVSDTMILLHRVQTRFTQPLYPGFGLFQGSSAKFCEPKGGGSPQVVDRPKNNKSMNQRPRKTARRNKYPRCGKQDASSPE is encoded by the exons ATGACCACGGAGTTGGACCGAATTCAGGGACATTCGGAAGGTCTGGAACAGGAGATCTCAAAGCTGAGGAGGAAACGgtctgagctggagcagctttcacatACTGAtgatcacatccatttcctcCAG GAGGTCCAATCTCGCTGGCCGACTTCTCAGTGTACTGACTTTCCCAGCTTAACCACTAATCCACAGTTCTCTTTTGGAGAAGTGATCAAGTCCCTCTCCTCATTAACAGCACAAATAGAGGACATTTGGAGACTGGAAATGACCAAGATATTCTCAGCAG TGACTGCAGAGAAGATCCTACTGCCGCTAGAACCCCAAACGAGGGAGGACTTTCTACAGT TTCTGGTTTCCTTGAGTCTGGACCCAAACACGGCCCATAGGAACCTTCGGTTAATGGAGCAGAACCGGGCTGTGGATTGCAGCATTGAGCCCCAGTCGTACCCAGAACATCAGGACAGATTTGAGTGGTGGGCCCAGGTGCTGAGCAAGGAAGGTCTGACAGGTCGCTGCTACTGGGAAGTAGTCTGGACCGGGCAGTATGGCGCTGACATCGCAGTGTCCTACAAAGACATCAGCAGAACTGGGCAAGACGATGACAGTGGGTTTGGGTACAACAGACGATCCTGGAGTTTGGACTGTTCCATATTCAGGTATGCACTAGTGCACAATAACGAGGAGGTGGAGATCAATGTACCCCTGTCCCACCGGATTGGGGTGTATCTGGACCACCGAGCAGGACtgctgtccttctacagcgtctcagACACCATGATCCTCCTACACAGAGTCCAGACCAGGTTCACTCAACCCCTTTATCCAGGATTTGGGCTCTTTCAGGGCTCAAGTGCAAAATTTTGTGAACCAAAAGGCGGTGGATCACCTCAAGTAGTTGACAGACCCAAGAACAACAAAAGTATGAATCAAAGACCGAGAAAAACAGCGAGGAGAAACAAGTATCCCAGATGTGGAAAGCAAGATGCCAGCAGTCCTGAAtag
- the syap1 gene encoding synapse-associated protein 1: MFKSWSSWLGGELENEEKTDKQETAEEKNINTETEESQQILQQAKGLSGFILNFASTATKKISESVAETAQTIKKTVEESNIDGIIDKTILGDFQKEQEKFVQEKNAKKTDAAVPPWVGYNEEETIQQQILALSADKRNFLRDPPAGVQFHFDFEQMYPVALVMLQEDELLNRMRFDLVPKQVKEDVFWRNYFYRVSLIKQSAQLTALAAQQQAAEKREEEKNAAAPLNETLSETIRPKTPPVTISAKPKTNEEEEDISTSPGVSEFVSDAFDACDINQEDLRKEMEQLVLDKKDEETADWEKELQQELQEYEVVVDPENRDDNWDREIEEMLQDDS, encoded by the exons ATGTTTAAGAGCTGGAGCTCATGGCTGGGCGGAGAGCTCGAGAACGAAGAGAAGACTGACAAACAGGAAACAGCAGAGGAGAAAAACATAAACACAGAGACAGAAGAATCACAACAGATCCTACAGCAGGCCAAAGGGCTCAGCG GCTTCATTCTGAACTTTGCAAGCACCGCGACTAAGAAGATCTCAGAGTCTGTGGCGGAAACGGCGCAAACCATCAAGAAAACGGTGGAGGAGAGCAACATCGACGGCATCATTGACAAG ACCATTTTGGGAGATTTCCAGAAGGAACAGGAAAAATTTGTGCAAGAGAAAAATGCAAAGAAAACAG ACGCAGCGGTGCCGCCCTGGGTCGGATACAACGAGGAGGAAACCATTCAGCAGCAGATACTGGCTTTATCCGCT GACAAGAGGAACTTCCTGCGTGACCCTCCGGCTGGAGTGCAGTTCCATTTCGACTTCGAGCAGATGTACCCCGTCGCCCTGGTGATGTTACAGGAAGACGAACTGCTCAACAGGATGCGCTTTGACCTCGTCCCTAAACA ggtgAAGGAGGACGTGTTCTGGAGGAATTATTTCTACCGCGTGTCTCTGATCAAGCAGTCAGCTCAGCTCACGGCGCTCGCGGCTCAGCAGCAGGCGGCCGAGAagagagaggaggagaaaaACGCAGCCGCTCCGCTCAACGAGACTCTCTCAG AAACCATCAGACCGAAAACGCCTCCTGTCACCATCAGCGCGAAACCCAAGACTAACGAG GAAGAGGAAGACATCTCCACCAGCCCCGGCGTGTCCGAGTTCGTGAGCGACGCCTTTGACGCCTGTGACATAAACCAGGAGGATCTGAGGAAAGAAATGGAGCAGCTGGTGCTGGATAAGAAGGACG AAGAGACCGCCGACTGGGAGAAGGAACTGCAGCAGGAGCTTCAGGAGTACGAGGTGGTCGTCGACCCAGAAAATCGTGACGATAACTGGGACCGTGAGATTGAGGAGATGCTGCAGGACGACAGCTAA
- the fbxl5 gene encoding F-box/LRR-repeat protein 5 isoform X2, whose protein sequence is MAPFPDEVDVFTGPHWRMKQLVGLYSEKLSKTNFSNNRDFRSFLQSLLATFKEFKMHEQIENECIIELLQERSHMVYHVHADNKLSEMLSLFEKGLRSVKSEYEQLNYARQLKERLEAFTQDFLPHMKEEEEVYQPMLMEYFTYEELKAIKRQVMQQHCSNPSWSSAADVLKGLNLWSHAEELHKAFKYSDHEKTGEERGSERVSISALPQEVLLRVFRFLGPEDLCRCGQVCSVWSQVTRTGSLWRHLYPVRWARGDYYCGPPAELDQEPDEEWVKSLQDEGRAYQERDEDADVDESEEASEGSPAISAVQREKTLLNGMIQKLLPSVGPSVRSLSLAYSAAVSSKMVRQILSLCPNLTHLDLTQTDISDSAFDSWAEFGVCRTLEHLDLSGCDKITDRTLKILSLGLGDLTTSSPDRRAKLLKAPPSPIKLQDERSLPPIGRSCQDLIFKRRPGGRGSGCGPAHVWVLDPAKLADIEDAADWSRRGGVSAQESGRGSIFEPPGGGGSCCCRRSRRRSFRTGISSSHWQYSSMGDALCGHSTCCTSDVSLWTVREAHCDLEATGGSVDFRTKCSFEGESCPEHHNRTDQSGACRTLRFLSLSGCYQITDLGLRCLSQRGGLPLLEHLNLSGCLLITGAGLQELVSACPALNIEHFYYCDNINGPHADTASGCQNLQCGFRACCRSGE, encoded by the exons ATGGCTCCGTTTCCCGACGAGGTGGATGTTTTTACCGGGCCGCACTGGCGCATGAAGCAGCTGGTGGGGCTCTACAGCGAGAAG CTGTCCAAGACCAACTTCTCCAACAACAGGGACTTCCGCTCGTTTCTGCAGTCGCTCCTCGCCACCTTCAAGGAGTTCAAGATGCACGAGCAGATCGAGAACGAGTGTATCATCGAGCTGCTGCAGGAGCGCAGTCACATGGTCTACCACGTGCACGCCGACAACAAGCTGTCCGAGATGCTGTCGCTGTTTGAGAAGGGGCTGCGCAGCgtgaag AGCGAGTACGAGCAGCTGAATTACGCGCGGCAGCTGAAGGAGAGGTTGGAGGCGTTCACTCAGGACTTCCTTCCTCATAtgaaggaggaagaggag GTCTATCAGCCCATGCTGATGGAGTACTTCACGTACGAGGAGCTGAAGGCCATCAAGCGTCAGGTGATGCAGCAGCACTGCAGTAACCCGTCCTGGAGCTCCGCCGCAGACGTGCTGAAGGGCCTGAACCTCTGGAGTCACGCCGAGGAGCTGCACAAGGCCTTCAAATACTCCGACCACGAGAAGACCGGAGAAG AGCGGGGCAGCGAGCGCGTGTCCATCTCGGCGCTGCCGCAGGAAGTGCTCCTCCGGGTGTTCCGCTTCCTGGGTCCGGAGGATCTGTGCCGCTGCGGGCAGGTGTGCAGCGTCTGGAGTCAGGTGACCAGGACCGGCTCGCTGTGGAGACACCTGTACCCCGTCCGCTGGGCTCGAG GTGATTATTACTGCGGTCCTCCGGCCGAGTTGGACCAAGAGCCGGACGAGGAATGGGTGAAGAGTCTCCAGGACGAGGGACGAGCCTATCAGGAGAGGGACGAGGACGCGGACGTGGACGAATCAG AGGAGGCGTCTGAAGGATCTCCAGCCATCAGTGCGGTTCAGAGGGAGAAGACGCTGCTCAACGGGATGATCCAGAAGCTCCTGCCCTCCGTCGGCCCGTCCGTGCGCTCGCTCAGCTTGGCCTACAGCGCCGCCGTCTCCAGCAAGATG GTGCGACAGATCCTCAGTTTGTGCCCGAACCTGACTCACCTGGACCTCACGCAGACTGACATCTCTGACTCCGCCTTTGACAG CTGGGCGGAGTTCGGGGTGTGTCGTACTCTGGAGCATCTGGATCTGTCGGGTTGCGACAAAATCACCGACCGCACGCTGAAGATCCTGTCGCTGGGATTGGGTGACTTAACGACGTCCAGTCCGGATCGCAGAGCCAAGCTACTGAAAGCCCCGCCCTCTCCCATCAAACTACAGGACGAGCGCTCTCTTCCACCAATAGGACGCAGCTGCCAGGATCTCATATTCAAGCGGAGACCTGGTGGGCGTGGCTCCGGCTGTGGCCCCGCCCACGTGTGGGTTCTCGATCCGGCGAAACTAGCCGACATAGAGGACGCGGCCGACTGGAGCAGACGAGGGGGCGTGTCTGCGCAGGAAAGTGGGCGTGGCAGCATCTTTGAGCCGCCGGGAGGCGGCGGCTCATGCTGCTGTAGGAGGAGCCGGAGGCGGAGCTTCAGGACTGGTATTAGCTCCTCCCACTGGCAGTACAGCTCAATGGGTGACGCCCTCTGCGGTCACTCCACCTGCTGCACCTCCGATGTGTCGCTCTGGACTGTGAGAGAAGCGCACTGTGACCTCGAGGCCACAGGGGGCAGTGTTGATTTTCGGACTAAATGCTCGTTTGAGGGTGAATCTTGCCCCGAGCATCACAACAGGACTGACCAATCAGGAGCCTGTCGCACACTCAGGTTCCTCAGCCTGTCCGGATGCTATCAGATCACGGATCTCGGCCTGAG gtGTCTGTCTCAGCGTGGAGGACTCCCTCTACTGGAGCATCTCAATCTCTCCGGCTGTCTGCTCATCACAGGGGCGGGGCTTCAGGAGCTGGTGTCCGCTTGCCCCGCCCTCAACATCGAGCATTTTTACTACTGCGATAACATTAACG GTCCTCATGCTGACACGGCCAGTGGATGTCAGAATCTGCAGTGCGGCTTCAGGGCTTGCTGTCGATCTGGAGAGTGA
- the fbxl5 gene encoding F-box/LRR-repeat protein 5 isoform X1, translating to MAPFPDEVDVFTGPHWRMKQLVGLYSEKLSKTNFSNNRDFRSFLQSLLATFKEFKMHEQIENECIIELLQERSHMVYHVHADNKLSEMLSLFEKGLRSVKSEYEQLNYARQLKERLEAFTQDFLPHMKEEEEVYQPMLMEYFTYEELKAIKRQVMQQHCSNPSWSSAADVLKGLNLWSHAEELHKAFKYSDHEKTGEAERGSERVSISALPQEVLLRVFRFLGPEDLCRCGQVCSVWSQVTRTGSLWRHLYPVRWARGDYYCGPPAELDQEPDEEWVKSLQDEGRAYQERDEDADVDESEEASEGSPAISAVQREKTLLNGMIQKLLPSVGPSVRSLSLAYSAAVSSKMVRQILSLCPNLTHLDLTQTDISDSAFDSWAEFGVCRTLEHLDLSGCDKITDRTLKILSLGLGDLTTSSPDRRAKLLKAPPSPIKLQDERSLPPIGRSCQDLIFKRRPGGRGSGCGPAHVWVLDPAKLADIEDAADWSRRGGVSAQESGRGSIFEPPGGGGSCCCRRSRRRSFRTGISSSHWQYSSMGDALCGHSTCCTSDVSLWTVREAHCDLEATGGSVDFRTKCSFEGESCPEHHNRTDQSGACRTLRFLSLSGCYQITDLGLRCLSQRGGLPLLEHLNLSGCLLITGAGLQELVSACPALNIEHFYYCDNINGPHADTASGCQNLQCGFRACCRSGE from the exons ATGGCTCCGTTTCCCGACGAGGTGGATGTTTTTACCGGGCCGCACTGGCGCATGAAGCAGCTGGTGGGGCTCTACAGCGAGAAG CTGTCCAAGACCAACTTCTCCAACAACAGGGACTTCCGCTCGTTTCTGCAGTCGCTCCTCGCCACCTTCAAGGAGTTCAAGATGCACGAGCAGATCGAGAACGAGTGTATCATCGAGCTGCTGCAGGAGCGCAGTCACATGGTCTACCACGTGCACGCCGACAACAAGCTGTCCGAGATGCTGTCGCTGTTTGAGAAGGGGCTGCGCAGCgtgaag AGCGAGTACGAGCAGCTGAATTACGCGCGGCAGCTGAAGGAGAGGTTGGAGGCGTTCACTCAGGACTTCCTTCCTCATAtgaaggaggaagaggag GTCTATCAGCCCATGCTGATGGAGTACTTCACGTACGAGGAGCTGAAGGCCATCAAGCGTCAGGTGATGCAGCAGCACTGCAGTAACCCGTCCTGGAGCTCCGCCGCAGACGTGCTGAAGGGCCTGAACCTCTGGAGTCACGCCGAGGAGCTGCACAAGGCCTTCAAATACTCCGACCACGAGAAGACCGGAGAAG CAGAGCGGGGCAGCGAGCGCGTGTCCATCTCGGCGCTGCCGCAGGAAGTGCTCCTCCGGGTGTTCCGCTTCCTGGGTCCGGAGGATCTGTGCCGCTGCGGGCAGGTGTGCAGCGTCTGGAGTCAGGTGACCAGGACCGGCTCGCTGTGGAGACACCTGTACCCCGTCCGCTGGGCTCGAG GTGATTATTACTGCGGTCCTCCGGCCGAGTTGGACCAAGAGCCGGACGAGGAATGGGTGAAGAGTCTCCAGGACGAGGGACGAGCCTATCAGGAGAGGGACGAGGACGCGGACGTGGACGAATCAG AGGAGGCGTCTGAAGGATCTCCAGCCATCAGTGCGGTTCAGAGGGAGAAGACGCTGCTCAACGGGATGATCCAGAAGCTCCTGCCCTCCGTCGGCCCGTCCGTGCGCTCGCTCAGCTTGGCCTACAGCGCCGCCGTCTCCAGCAAGATG GTGCGACAGATCCTCAGTTTGTGCCCGAACCTGACTCACCTGGACCTCACGCAGACTGACATCTCTGACTCCGCCTTTGACAG CTGGGCGGAGTTCGGGGTGTGTCGTACTCTGGAGCATCTGGATCTGTCGGGTTGCGACAAAATCACCGACCGCACGCTGAAGATCCTGTCGCTGGGATTGGGTGACTTAACGACGTCCAGTCCGGATCGCAGAGCCAAGCTACTGAAAGCCCCGCCCTCTCCCATCAAACTACAGGACGAGCGCTCTCTTCCACCAATAGGACGCAGCTGCCAGGATCTCATATTCAAGCGGAGACCTGGTGGGCGTGGCTCCGGCTGTGGCCCCGCCCACGTGTGGGTTCTCGATCCGGCGAAACTAGCCGACATAGAGGACGCGGCCGACTGGAGCAGACGAGGGGGCGTGTCTGCGCAGGAAAGTGGGCGTGGCAGCATCTTTGAGCCGCCGGGAGGCGGCGGCTCATGCTGCTGTAGGAGGAGCCGGAGGCGGAGCTTCAGGACTGGTATTAGCTCCTCCCACTGGCAGTACAGCTCAATGGGTGACGCCCTCTGCGGTCACTCCACCTGCTGCACCTCCGATGTGTCGCTCTGGACTGTGAGAGAAGCGCACTGTGACCTCGAGGCCACAGGGGGCAGTGTTGATTTTCGGACTAAATGCTCGTTTGAGGGTGAATCTTGCCCCGAGCATCACAACAGGACTGACCAATCAGGAGCCTGTCGCACACTCAGGTTCCTCAGCCTGTCCGGATGCTATCAGATCACGGATCTCGGCCTGAG gtGTCTGTCTCAGCGTGGAGGACTCCCTCTACTGGAGCATCTCAATCTCTCCGGCTGTCTGCTCATCACAGGGGCGGGGCTTCAGGAGCTGGTGTCCGCTTGCCCCGCCCTCAACATCGAGCATTTTTACTACTGCGATAACATTAACG GTCCTCATGCTGACACGGCCAGTGGATGTCAGAATCTGCAGTGCGGCTTCAGGGCTTGCTGTCGATCTGGAGAGTGA